Proteins from a single region of Thunnus albacares chromosome 14, fThuAlb1.1, whole genome shotgun sequence:
- the nkx6.2 gene encoding homeobox protein Nkx-6.2 isoform X2, with amino-acid sequence MPGGLSGSGFSTPLAALHNMTEMKTSLFPYALQQSPAGFKAPHLSNLSSHLAGATPHGISDILGRPVATAGQLLSGFPRINGLATTAAAAAAAGMYFSPAVSRYPKPLAELPGRAPIFWPGVMQGSPWRDPRVPCPTQANLMMDKDGKKKHSRPTFSGQQIFALEKTFEQTKYLAGPERARLAYSLGMTESQVKVWFQNRRTKWRKRHAAEMATAKKKHDSETEKMKESSDNEDDDEYNKPLDPNSDDEKITRLLKKHKATNLALISPCSNSSDTL; translated from the exons ATGCCAGGAGGACTATCAGGATCAGGATTCAG CACCCCGCTGGCGGCGTTGCACAACATGACCGAGATGAAGACGTCCCTGTTCCCGTACGCGCTGCAGCAGAGCCCGGCGGGCTTTAAGGCACCCCACCTCTCCAACCTCAGCTCTCATTTAGCCGGGGCGACCCCTCACGGAATAAGCGACATCCTGGGGAGACCCGTCGCCACTGCGGGACAGCTGCTCTCCGGCTTCCCCAGGATAAACGGCCTGGCCACCACCGCAGCCGCCGCCGCAGCAGCGGGGATGTACTTCAGCCCGGCGGTGTCGCGGTACCCGAAGCCCCTGGCCGAGCTGCCGGGGAGGGCGCCCATCTTCTGGCCCGGGGTGATGCAGGGTTCTCCCTGGAGGGACCCGCGAGTTCCTTGTCCCA CTCAAGCTAACTTAATGATGGACAAGGACGGCAAGAAGAAACACTCCAGACCCACTTTTTCAGGACAGCAGATTTTTGCACTGGAAAAAACTTTCGAGCAGACGAAATACCTGGCCGGCCCAGAGAGAGCCCGCCTGGCCTACTCATTAGGAATGACCGAGAGTCAAGTCAAG GTTTGGTTTCAGAACAGAAGAACCAAATGGCGGAAGAGACACGCAGCAGAGATGGCCACGGCCAAGAAGAAACACGACTCTGAGAcggagaagatgaaggagagctCGGATAACGAGGACGACGACGAATACAACAAACCACTGGACCCAAATTCAGACGACGAGAAAATCACGAGACTGTTGAAAAAGCACAAGGCCACCAACCTGGCGCTGATCAGCCCCTGCAGTAACAGTTCGGACACCTTGTGA
- the nkx6.2 gene encoding homeobox protein Nkx-6.2 isoform X1, translated as MLAVGQMEANRQSAFVLGSTPLAALHNMTEMKTSLFPYALQQSPAGFKAPHLSNLSSHLAGATPHGISDILGRPVATAGQLLSGFPRINGLATTAAAAAAAGMYFSPAVSRYPKPLAELPGRAPIFWPGVMQGSPWRDPRVPCPTQANLMMDKDGKKKHSRPTFSGQQIFALEKTFEQTKYLAGPERARLAYSLGMTESQVKVWFQNRRTKWRKRHAAEMATAKKKHDSETEKMKESSDNEDDDEYNKPLDPNSDDEKITRLLKKHKATNLALISPCSNSSDTL; from the exons ATGTTAGCTGTCGGGCAGATGGAGGCTAACCGGCAGAGTGCTTTCGTCCTGGGCAGCACCCCGCTGGCGGCGTTGCACAACATGACCGAGATGAAGACGTCCCTGTTCCCGTACGCGCTGCAGCAGAGCCCGGCGGGCTTTAAGGCACCCCACCTCTCCAACCTCAGCTCTCATTTAGCCGGGGCGACCCCTCACGGAATAAGCGACATCCTGGGGAGACCCGTCGCCACTGCGGGACAGCTGCTCTCCGGCTTCCCCAGGATAAACGGCCTGGCCACCACCGCAGCCGCCGCCGCAGCAGCGGGGATGTACTTCAGCCCGGCGGTGTCGCGGTACCCGAAGCCCCTGGCCGAGCTGCCGGGGAGGGCGCCCATCTTCTGGCCCGGGGTGATGCAGGGTTCTCCCTGGAGGGACCCGCGAGTTCCTTGTCCCA CTCAAGCTAACTTAATGATGGACAAGGACGGCAAGAAGAAACACTCCAGACCCACTTTTTCAGGACAGCAGATTTTTGCACTGGAAAAAACTTTCGAGCAGACGAAATACCTGGCCGGCCCAGAGAGAGCCCGCCTGGCCTACTCATTAGGAATGACCGAGAGTCAAGTCAAG GTTTGGTTTCAGAACAGAAGAACCAAATGGCGGAAGAGACACGCAGCAGAGATGGCCACGGCCAAGAAGAAACACGACTCTGAGAcggagaagatgaaggagagctCGGATAACGAGGACGACGACGAATACAACAAACCACTGGACCCAAATTCAGACGACGAGAAAATCACGAGACTGTTGAAAAAGCACAAGGCCACCAACCTGGCGCTGATCAGCCCCTGCAGTAACAGTTCGGACACCTTGTGA